Genomic DNA from Aphanothece sacrum FPU1:
AAGAAAATAAACTAGAATTAGTCGCTTGAGAACCCTCACTACCTAAGTCATCCTCATCTGTATTATTTAAAAGATTAGAAGGAAAAGAAGGACCATTATTATCAGAAATTGAAGCCTGAGAAACTTGACCGGAAATTGTAATCAGACCTTGGCCTTTTGCTTGACTAACTTGCCAAACTGTGGGACGATTAACATCGAGAATAATTCTTTTACCCCAAGGTTGATTTACCTGACGAATATTACTAATTTGAGCCATAGGAAAATTCAATTCTAAAGTATTACCATTAACTTGTAATTGTCCTCCTGCTAATTGAATTAATTCTGTTACATCTAGATAACGATAGGGAGCAATAAATCGGGCTAAAATGGGTAAAGGTTGACCAGAATCTGTACCAAACCAACGAACAGGTTGTAAGCCAGGATCTTGGGTACCAAGAAGTTGTAATCCTAGCAAATTCATAGTCCCAATATCACTAATTCCTGTGCGAATATTATCCCCTTGTTGCCATTGACTCCAAGGTATTTGATACTTTTTCCCATTGAGAATAATTTCTTTTCCTTGTTGTACAGAATTAGAAGCTTCAACGGGTAAAATTGAATAAGTAATACTAACAGGTTGAGAAAAATCTGGAGATGAATTAGAAGTTAGATAATAAATTAGTAAAGTTAAAATAACAGAAACACAAAAAAGAATTAAAGATCGCCACTGAATTCGCTTCACAAAATTGTCCTCATATTATTGTATTAATTGATAATTATAATTCTATTTTATCATGCTGTGCTATTTTTTCAAACACTAAATAACTTTTATGAACTCAAATATGAACAATATGAACTTTTTGCTTTAAATAAAAAAGATTTACCTTCTTTTGATCCATAGACTCATCTGATATATTAAACTATAAACATAAGCTATCGAATTCTATCTAAACCTTTTGAATTTATCTATCACTCATCGTCAGCTTAATATTTCTCTCATCGTTAGTGACCTATCTAGTAAAGGTGCAGGACGTTGGGGTGGGGGTATTCGTCCATTTTTACTCGCTCAGGCTTTACAAAATTTAGGTCATCAAGTTAAACTATTTGGTATTGCTTATGACTCTGATGGGCCACTTATTAATCAGCAAAATTTAAAGATTATTACAGTTCCTTGTTCCTATTATTCAGGGTTAGGAGGTTCTTGGCGATCGCTGAGTCAATTATTACCTCAAATTGATGGAGATATTCTCTATGCAGTGAAGCTTAAACCTAGTAGTTATGGTATTGCTTTAATCAAAAAATATTTAAGTAACCGTCCTTTAATTGTAGATATAGATGACTGGGAAATGAGTTGGTTTGGGGGAGATTATTGGCAATATCATTTTAAAGTCAAAGGTTTTATTAAAGATATCATAAAATCAGATGGCCCCCTAAAACATCCCGATCATCCTCTCTATTTACGATGGATGGAAAAATTAATTAATAAAGCGGATGCAGTTACTATTCATACTCAATTTATCCAACAACGTTTTGGAGGCGTTTATATTCCTAATGGGAAGGATACTATTTTATTTAATCCTGATAATTATGATGCTGAATTTAGTCGGAATAAATATCAACTTAACGAATATAAAATATTAATGTTTCCTGGGGCCCCTCGACCCTATAAAGGGGTTGAAGATATTTTAATGGCCTTAGATAAACTTAATAATCCTGAGTTAAAATTAGTTATTGTAGGAGGAAGTCCCTATGATGAATATGATCAAACATTACAAAAAAAATGGGGTAAATGGTTAATTCAATTGCCTAAATCTCCCGTTCAACAAATGCCAGAAATTGTGGCCGCGGCCCATTTAATTGTTGTTCCTCAACAAGATACTCCCGCTACT
This window encodes:
- a CDS encoding glycosyltransferase family 4 protein; the protein is MNLSITHRQLNISLIVSDLSSKGAGRWGGGIRPFLLAQALQNLGHQVKLFGIAYDSDGPLINQQNLKIITVPCSYYSGLGGSWRSLSQLLPQIDGDILYAVKLKPSSYGIALIKKYLSNRPLIVDIDDWEMSWFGGDYWQYHFKVKGFIKDIIKSDGPLKHPDHPLYLRWMEKLINKADAVTIHTQFIQQRFGGVYIPNGKDTILFNPDNYDAEFSRNKYQLNEYKILMFPGAPRPYKGVEDILMALDKLNNPELKLVIVGGSPYDEYDQTLQKKWGKWLIQLPKSPVQQMPEIVAAAHLIVVPQQDTPATKAQFPLKLTDGMAMAKPILATKVGDIPNILGDTGYLVDPNSPEQLADKIKWIFEHLEEANNKGKLARERCIKYYSIESMSEILNQVLQPYYSQK